From the Ammospiza caudacuta isolate bAmmCau1 chromosome 26, bAmmCau1.pri, whole genome shotgun sequence genome, one window contains:
- the AP3M2 gene encoding AP-3 complex subunit mu-2 isoform X1 encodes MIHSLFLINASGDIFLEKHWKSVVSRSVCDYFFEAQERASEAENVPPVIPTPHHYLLSVYRHKIFFVAVIQSEVPPLFVIEFLHRVVDTFQDYFGVCSEVIIKDNVVVVYEVLEEMLDNGFPLATESNILKELIKPPTILRTVVNTITGSTNVGDQLPTGQLSVVPWRRTGVKYTNNEAYFDVVEEIDAIIDKSGSTITAEIQGVIDACVKLTGMPDLTLSFMNPRLLDDVSFHPCVRFKRWESERILSFIPPDGNFRLLSYHVSAQNLVAIPVYVKHNISFRDSSSLGRFEITVGPKQTMGKTVEGVMVTSQMPKSVLNMTLTPSQGTHAFDPVTKLLSWDVGKINPQKLPSLKGSVSLQAGTSKPDENPTINLQFKIQQLAISGLKVNRLDMYGEKYKPFKGIKYMTKAGKFQVRT; translated from the exons ATGATCCACAGCCTGTTCCTCATCAACGCCTCGGGGGACATCTTCCTGGAGAAGCACTGGAAGAGCGTGGTTAGCCGCTCCGTCTGTGATTATTTCTTTGAGGCGCAGGAGCGGGCCTCGGAGGCGGAGAACGTGCCGCCGGTGATCCCCACGCCTCACCATTACCTCCTCAGCGTCTACCGGCACAAGATCTTCTTCGTGGCCGTCATCCAGAGCGAGGTGCCGCCGCTCTTCGTCATCGAATTCCTGCACCGAGTCGTGGACACCTTCCAG GATTATTTTGGTGTCTGTTCAGAGGTGATAATCAAGGACAATGTTGTGGTGGTTTAtgaggtgctggaggagatgctgGACAATGGCTTCCCATTGGCAACAGAGTCCAATATTCTGAAGGAACTGATAAAACCTCCTACTATTCTGAGAACAGTTGTCAACACCATCACAG gAAGCACAAATGTGGGTGACCAGCTTCCCACTGGACAGCTCTCAGTGGTGCCCTGGAGACGTACTGGTGTCAAATACACCAACAATGAGGCCTATTTTGATGTGGTTGAGGAGATAGATGCAATCATTGACAAATCAG GTTCCACTATTACTGCTGAAATCCAAGGAGTGATTGATGCTTGTGTCAAGCTGACTGGGATGCCAGACCTTACCCTCTCCTTTATG AACCCTCGGCTGTTGGATGACGTCAGCTTTCACCCCTGTGTGCGTTTCAAGCGCTGGGAGTCAGAGAGGATCCTCTCCTTCATTCCCCCTGACGGCAATTTCCGCCTGCTCTCCTACCATGTCAGTGCTCAGAA cCTTGTGGCAATTCCTGTCTATGTCAAGCACAACATCAGTTTTCgtgacagcagctccctgggacgCTTTGAGATCACAGTGGGGCCAAAGCAGACCATGGGCAAGACTGTAGAGGGGGTGATGGTCACCAGCCAGATGCCAAAAAGTGTCTTAAATATGACCCTcacaccctcccagggaacacaTGCCTTTGATCCAGTTACAAAG TTACTGTCATGGGATGTTGGAAAAATCAACCCCCAGAAGCTGCCAAGTCTGAAGGGGAGTGTGAGCCTGCAAGCTGGGACATCAAAACCAGATGAAAACCCCACCATTAACCTGCAGTTTAAAATTCAGCAGCTGGCTATATCTG GACTGAAGGTGAATCGCCTGGATATGTATGGGGAGAAGTACAAGCCCTTCAAGGGGATAAAATACATGACCAAGGCTGGCAAGTTCCAAGTCCGAACCTAG
- the IKBKB gene encoding inhibitor of nuclear factor kappa-B kinase subunit beta, whose amino-acid sequence MSRPPALQALTCGPWEMRERLGTGGFGNVIRWHNKETGEQVAIKQCRQELSPRNRDRWALEIQIMKRLNHPNVVAARDVPEGMQKLAPNDLPLLAMEYCQGGDLRKYLNQLENCCGLREEAILILLSDIASALRYLHENRIIHRDLKPENIVLQQGEQRLIHKIIDLGYAKELDQGSLCTSFVGTLQYLAPELLEQQKYTVTVDYWSFGTLAFECITGFRPFLPNWQPVQWHTKVRQKSELDIVVSEDLSGEVKFSSSLPCPNNLNSVLSERLEKWLQLMLMWHPRQRGTDPTYGPNGCFKALDDILNLKLLHVLNMVTGTVHTYPVTEEETLQSVKARIQSDTGIPEQDQELLQEAGLALFSQKLVTKHTADGKVNDTAAADTDLLFLFDTKKVSYEAQVALRPHPESVDCILQDPKKNLHFFQLRKVWGQIWHTIRVLKEDCNRLQQGQRAAMMNLLRYNSTLSKMKNSMASLSQQLKAKLDFFKTSIQIDLEKYKEQIEFGITSEKLLFAWKEMEQAVELCGREDDVDELVKRMMALQTDIVDLQRSPLGRKQGGTLEDLEEQARELYRRLREKPRDQRTSGDSQEIVRLLLQAIQTFEKKVRVIYAQLSKTVVCKQKALELFPRVEKVMTLMSEDEETVVRLQEKRQKELWNLLKIACSKVRGPVTGSPESMNTSRLGSSGQLLLQVPSGTYNLSDSVRKSEELLLESRKLCSQLENVMHDTMKDQEQSFLALDWSWLQLQVEETNSPGQTEM is encoded by the exons ATGAGCCGCCCGCCCGCGCTGCAGGCGCTGACCTGCGGGCCCTGGGAGATGCGGGAGCGCCTCGGCACCGGCGGCTTCGGCAATGTCATCCGCTGGCACAACAAG GAAACCGGCGAGCAGGTGGCCATCAAGCAGTGCCGGCAGGAGCTGAGCCCGCGCAACCGCGACCGCTGGGCGCTGGAGATACAGATCATGAAGAG ACTGAACCATCCCAACGTGGTGGCTGCCCGCGATGTCCCTGAGGGGATGCAGAAGCTGGCACCAAATGATTTGCCACTGTTGGCCATGGAGTACTGCCAGGGTGGAGACCTCCGCAAG TACCTGAACCAGCTGGAGAATTGCTGTGGCTTGCGGGAAGAGGCTATTCTTATCTTGTTATCTGACATTG CTTCTGCTCTCAGATACCTTCATGAGAACAGGATCATCCACAGAGACCTGAAACCAGAGAACATTGTGCTGCAGCAAGGGGAACAAAGG TTAATACACAAAATCATCGACCTTGGCTATGCCAAGGAGCTGGATCAGGGCAGCCTGTGCACATCCTTTGTTGGGACTCTGCAGTACCTG gctccagagctgctggagcagcagaagtaCACAGTGACAGTGGATTACTGGAGCTTTGGCACACTTGCCTTCGAGTGCATCACAGGCTTCCGACCATTCCTGCCCAACTGGCAGCCAGTGCAATG GCATACAAAAGTGCGCCAGAAGAGTGAGCTGGATATTGTTGTTTCAGAGGACTTGTCTGGAGAAGTCAAGTTTTCTAGCAGTCTGCCCTGCCCAAACAATCTGAACAG TGTTTTGTCTGAGAGGCTGGAGAAGTGGCTGCAGCTCATGTTAATGTGGCACCCACGCCAGAGAGGGACAGACCCTACCTATGGACCCAACGGGTGTTTCAAAGCTTTGGATGACATTTTGAACTTGAAG TTGCTTCATGTTTTGAACATGGTCACGGGAACTGTGCACACCTACCCTGTGACAGAGGAGGAGACTCTGCAGAGTGTGAAGGCCAGGATCCAGTCAGATACAGGAATTCCAGAACAagaccaggagctgctgcaggaagcaggACTTGCATTGTTTTCTCAGAAGTTGGTCACTAAACATACAGCTGATGGCAAG GTGAAtgacactgcagctgcagacacagacctcctcttcctctttgatACCAAGAAAGTTTCCTACGAGGCTCAGGTGGCCCTGCGTCCTCATCCCGAAAGTGTCGACTGCATCC TCCAGGATCCCAAGAAGAATCTGCACTTTTTCCAGCTGCGGAAGGTGTGGGGTCAGATCTGGCACACGATCCGGGTGCTGAAGGAGGACTGCAACCgcctgcagcagggccagcgAGCAGCCAT GATGAATCTGTTACGTTACAACAGCACCCTCTCAAAGATGAAGAACTCAATGGCCTCCCTTTCTCAGCAGCTGAAAGCAAAGCTGGACTTCTTTAAAACAAGCATCCAGATCGATCTGGAAAAGTACAAAGAGCAGATTGAATTTGGAATTA CTTCTGAGAAGCTGCTGTTTGCCTGGAAGGAGATGGAGCAAGCTGTGGAACTTTGTGGGCGG GAGGATGATGTGGACGAGTTAGTGAAGAGGATGATGGCCCTGCAGACAGACATTGTGGACCTGCAGAGGAGCCCGCTGGGTCGTAAACAAGGAGGAACACTGGAGGATTT AGAAGAACAAGCCAGAGAGCTGTACCGAAGACTGAGAGAGAAGCCAAGAG ATCAGAGGACAAGTGGTGACAGCCAGGAAATTGTCCGACTGCTCCTGCAGGCAATCCAGACCTTTGAAAAGAAAGTTCGAGTCATTTATGCTCAGCTCAG TAAAACTGTAGTTTGCAAACAGAAGGCATTGGAGTTGTTCCCCAGAGTGGAGAAAGTGATGACTCTGATGAGTGAAGATGAAGAAACAGTTGTGAGGCTTCAGGAGAAACGACAGAAAGAACTGTGGAACTTGCTGAAAATTGCTTGt AGTAAAGTCCGTGGTCCTGTCACTGGCAGTCCAGAGAGCATGAACACCTCAAGGCTTGGCAGCTCGggtcagctgctgctgcaggtcccCTCTGGAACGTACAATTTATCAGACTCTGTGAGGAAAAG tgaggagctgctgctggaatccCGGAAACTTTGTAGCCAACTAGAAAATGTGATGCACGACACAATGAAGGATCAAGAGCAGAGTTTCTTG
- the AP3M2 gene encoding AP-3 complex subunit mu-2 isoform X2 yields MIHSLFLINASGDIFLEKHWKSVVSRSVCDYFFEAQERASEAENVPPVIPTPHHYLLSVYRHKIFFVAVIQSEVPPLFVIEFLHRVVDTFQDYFGVCSEVIIKDNVVVVYEVLEEMLDNGFPLATESNILKELIKPPTILRTVVNTITGSTNVGDQLPTGQLSVVPWRRTGVKYTNNEAYFDVVEEIDAIIDKSGSTITAEIQGVIDACVKLTGMPDLTLSFMNPRLLDDVSFHPCVRFKRWESERILSFIPPDGNFRLLSYHVSAQNLVAIPVYVKHNISFRDSSSLGRFEITVGPKQTMGKTVEGVMVTSQMPKSVLNMTLTPSQGTHAFDPVTKVQHLSFTAAFSAP; encoded by the exons ATGATCCACAGCCTGTTCCTCATCAACGCCTCGGGGGACATCTTCCTGGAGAAGCACTGGAAGAGCGTGGTTAGCCGCTCCGTCTGTGATTATTTCTTTGAGGCGCAGGAGCGGGCCTCGGAGGCGGAGAACGTGCCGCCGGTGATCCCCACGCCTCACCATTACCTCCTCAGCGTCTACCGGCACAAGATCTTCTTCGTGGCCGTCATCCAGAGCGAGGTGCCGCCGCTCTTCGTCATCGAATTCCTGCACCGAGTCGTGGACACCTTCCAG GATTATTTTGGTGTCTGTTCAGAGGTGATAATCAAGGACAATGTTGTGGTGGTTTAtgaggtgctggaggagatgctgGACAATGGCTTCCCATTGGCAACAGAGTCCAATATTCTGAAGGAACTGATAAAACCTCCTACTATTCTGAGAACAGTTGTCAACACCATCACAG gAAGCACAAATGTGGGTGACCAGCTTCCCACTGGACAGCTCTCAGTGGTGCCCTGGAGACGTACTGGTGTCAAATACACCAACAATGAGGCCTATTTTGATGTGGTTGAGGAGATAGATGCAATCATTGACAAATCAG GTTCCACTATTACTGCTGAAATCCAAGGAGTGATTGATGCTTGTGTCAAGCTGACTGGGATGCCAGACCTTACCCTCTCCTTTATG AACCCTCGGCTGTTGGATGACGTCAGCTTTCACCCCTGTGTGCGTTTCAAGCGCTGGGAGTCAGAGAGGATCCTCTCCTTCATTCCCCCTGACGGCAATTTCCGCCTGCTCTCCTACCATGTCAGTGCTCAGAA cCTTGTGGCAATTCCTGTCTATGTCAAGCACAACATCAGTTTTCgtgacagcagctccctgggacgCTTTGAGATCACAGTGGGGCCAAAGCAGACCATGGGCAAGACTGTAGAGGGGGTGATGGTCACCAGCCAGATGCCAAAAAGTGTCTTAAATATGACCCTcacaccctcccagggaacacaTGCCTTTGATCCAGTTACAAAG GTGCAGCATTTGAGTTTCACTGCTGCATTTTCTGCTCCTTAA
- the PLAT gene encoding tissue-type plasminogen activator isoform X2 translates to MWKTLRMEGKLPCLLLLVGAIMTAQCQGLRTRFKRGARSRVCTRNKCYNGGQCSQAYYSPQLFICQCHPGFSGKQCEIDTEVKCYKDTGVTYRGTWSTTESGAECLNWNSDGLVNRRYSGHREDAAELGLGNHNYCRNPDEDSRPWCYIYKGGRYTWEHCSVPSCSKVRNTNCSSGRGTDYRGSHSVTSSGATCLKWNSLILINKVYTAWRRDAYQLGLGSHNFCRNPDNDSKPWCHVLKGNQLTWEYCNVPNCSACGLRQRGARQFRIKGGSSTDIAAHPWQAAIFVKYHRVAGEHFLCGGILISSCWVLSAAHCFEEGFRTNQLKIVLGRTSRATPEESEQKFQVKKYIVHQRFDPETFNNDIALLQLSSDAEECAVGTGTVGTACLPTPELQLPDWTECEISGYGKSEEFSPFYSEHLKEGHVRLFPASRCTAQHLDNRTVTENMICAGDTRNLDDACKGDSGGPLVCLKDGRMYLIGIISWGIGCGRKDIPGVYTKVIRYLGWIQDTMKL, encoded by the exons ATGTGGAAAACACTCAGAATGGAAGGGAAACTCCCATGTCTCCTTCTGCTGGTGGGAGCAATCATGACTGCCCAGTGCCAG GGCTTACGCACGCGTTTCAAACGAGGAGCCAGATCCAGAG TCTGCACTAGAAATAAATGCTACAATGGGGGCCAGTGTTCACAGGCATATTATTCCCCACAGCTCTTCATCTGCCAGTGCCACCCAGGTTTCTCAGGGAAGCAGTGTGAAATAG ATACTGAAGTTAAATGCTACAAAGACACTGGAGTAACATACAGGGGTACCTGGAGCACGACAGAGAGTGGAGCTGAATGTTTAAATTGGAATAGCGATGGCCTGGTGAACAGGAGGTACAGTGGCCACAGAGAggatgctgctgagctgggactGGGCAATCACAACTATTGCAG AAACCCAGATGAGGATTCCAGACCTTGGTGCTACATCTACAAAGGGGGAAGGTACACCTGGGAACACTGCAGTGTGCCCTCCTGTTCAAAAG TTAGGAACACCAACTGCAGCTCTGGAAGAGGCACAGATTACCGTGGCAGCCACAGTGTCACCAGCTCTGGAGCCACCTGCTTGAAGTGGAATTCTCTAATCCTCATCAACAAGGTGTACACTGCTTGGAGAAGAGATGCTTACCAGCTGGGCCTTGGTAGTCACAATTTCTGCAG GAATCCTGATAATGACAGCAAGCCCTGGTGCCATGTCCTGAAAGGGAATCAGCTCACCTGGGAGTACTGCAATGTGCCTAACTGCT CCGCCTGTGGCTTGCGGCAGCGCGGAGCGCGGCAGTTCAGGATCAAAGGAGGTTCCAGCACTGACATCGCAGCTCACCCATGGCAAGCTGCCATCTTTGTCAAGTACCACCGGGTGGCTGGAGAGCACTTCCTCTGTGGGGGAATCCTGATCAGCTCCTGCTGGGTTTTGTCAGCTGCTCACTGTTTTGAGGAAGG TTTTAGAACAAATCAGCTGAAGATTGTGCTGGGCAGGACTTCTCGAGCAACTCCTGAGGAAAGTGAACAGAAATTTCAAGTGAAGAAATACATTGTGCATCAGAGATTTGACCCAGAAACTTTCAACAATGACATTG CTCTGTTGCAGTTGAGCTCAGATGCAGAAGAGTGTGCTGTGGGAACAGGCACtgtgggcacagcctgcctgcccaccccagagctgcagctgcctgactGGACTGAGTGTGAGATCTCTGGTTATGGCAAAAGTGAAGAAT TTTCTCCATTCTACTCAGAGCACCTGAAGGAAGGCCATGTCAGGTTGTTCCCAGCCAGTcgctgcacagcacagcacctgGACAACAGGACAGTGACAGAAAACATGATATGTGCAGGAGACACCAGGAACCTTGATGATGCCTGCAAG gGCGACTCGGGAGGGCCCCTGGTGTGTCTGAAGGATGGGCGGATGTACCTGATTGGAATCATCAGCTGGGGAATCGGCTGTGGCCGCAAAGACATTCCTGGTGTTTACACTAAAGTGATTCGTTATCTTGGCTGGATTCAGGACACCATGAAACtctga
- the PLAT gene encoding tissue-type plasminogen activator isoform X1 has translation MWKTLRMEGKLPCLLLLVGAIMTAQCQGLRTRFKRGARSRAICTDNSSAEIYQHGGIWLRLSGSRIEYCRCDSGRSWCHTVPATVCTRNKCYNGGQCSQAYYSPQLFICQCHPGFSGKQCEIDTEVKCYKDTGVTYRGTWSTTESGAECLNWNSDGLVNRRYSGHREDAAELGLGNHNYCRNPDEDSRPWCYIYKGGRYTWEHCSVPSCSKVRNTNCSSGRGTDYRGSHSVTSSGATCLKWNSLILINKVYTAWRRDAYQLGLGSHNFCRNPDNDSKPWCHVLKGNQLTWEYCNVPNCSACGLRQRGARQFRIKGGSSTDIAAHPWQAAIFVKYHRVAGEHFLCGGILISSCWVLSAAHCFEEGFRTNQLKIVLGRTSRATPEESEQKFQVKKYIVHQRFDPETFNNDIALLQLSSDAEECAVGTGTVGTACLPTPELQLPDWTECEISGYGKSEEFSPFYSEHLKEGHVRLFPASRCTAQHLDNRTVTENMICAGDTRNLDDACKGDSGGPLVCLKDGRMYLIGIISWGIGCGRKDIPGVYTKVIRYLGWIQDTMKL, from the exons ATGTGGAAAACACTCAGAATGGAAGGGAAACTCCCATGTCTCCTTCTGCTGGTGGGAGCAATCATGACTGCCCAGTGCCAG GGCTTACGCACGCGTTTCAAACGAGGAGCCAGATCCAGAG CCATTTGCACAGATAATTCATCTGCAGAAATTTACCAACACGGGGGGATCTGGCTGAGGCTTTCAGGGAGCAGAATAGAATACTGTAGGTGCGACAGTGGTCGGAGTTGGTGCCACACTGTGCCTGCCACAG TCTGCACTAGAAATAAATGCTACAATGGGGGCCAGTGTTCACAGGCATATTATTCCCCACAGCTCTTCATCTGCCAGTGCCACCCAGGTTTCTCAGGGAAGCAGTGTGAAATAG ATACTGAAGTTAAATGCTACAAAGACACTGGAGTAACATACAGGGGTACCTGGAGCACGACAGAGAGTGGAGCTGAATGTTTAAATTGGAATAGCGATGGCCTGGTGAACAGGAGGTACAGTGGCCACAGAGAggatgctgctgagctgggactGGGCAATCACAACTATTGCAG AAACCCAGATGAGGATTCCAGACCTTGGTGCTACATCTACAAAGGGGGAAGGTACACCTGGGAACACTGCAGTGTGCCCTCCTGTTCAAAAG TTAGGAACACCAACTGCAGCTCTGGAAGAGGCACAGATTACCGTGGCAGCCACAGTGTCACCAGCTCTGGAGCCACCTGCTTGAAGTGGAATTCTCTAATCCTCATCAACAAGGTGTACACTGCTTGGAGAAGAGATGCTTACCAGCTGGGCCTTGGTAGTCACAATTTCTGCAG GAATCCTGATAATGACAGCAAGCCCTGGTGCCATGTCCTGAAAGGGAATCAGCTCACCTGGGAGTACTGCAATGTGCCTAACTGCT CCGCCTGTGGCTTGCGGCAGCGCGGAGCGCGGCAGTTCAGGATCAAAGGAGGTTCCAGCACTGACATCGCAGCTCACCCATGGCAAGCTGCCATCTTTGTCAAGTACCACCGGGTGGCTGGAGAGCACTTCCTCTGTGGGGGAATCCTGATCAGCTCCTGCTGGGTTTTGTCAGCTGCTCACTGTTTTGAGGAAGG TTTTAGAACAAATCAGCTGAAGATTGTGCTGGGCAGGACTTCTCGAGCAACTCCTGAGGAAAGTGAACAGAAATTTCAAGTGAAGAAATACATTGTGCATCAGAGATTTGACCCAGAAACTTTCAACAATGACATTG CTCTGTTGCAGTTGAGCTCAGATGCAGAAGAGTGTGCTGTGGGAACAGGCACtgtgggcacagcctgcctgcccaccccagagctgcagctgcctgactGGACTGAGTGTGAGATCTCTGGTTATGGCAAAAGTGAAGAAT TTTCTCCATTCTACTCAGAGCACCTGAAGGAAGGCCATGTCAGGTTGTTCCCAGCCAGTcgctgcacagcacagcacctgGACAACAGGACAGTGACAGAAAACATGATATGTGCAGGAGACACCAGGAACCTTGATGATGCCTGCAAG gGCGACTCGGGAGGGCCCCTGGTGTGTCTGAAGGATGGGCGGATGTACCTGATTGGAATCATCAGCTGGGGAATCGGCTGTGGCCGCAAAGACATTCCTGGTGTTTACACTAAAGTGATTCGTTATCTTGGCTGGATTCAGGACACCATGAAACtctga